The following nucleotide sequence is from Pangasianodon hypophthalmus isolate fPanHyp1 chromosome 8, fPanHyp1.pri, whole genome shotgun sequence.
CCAGATCGTGAAAGTCAGGATGGTCAGGAGCACACTGCAGGAAGTGGCTCTGAGAGgaacaaaaagaaacacaacacacagacaggaaacaTGCCAGTTAAAAGAAAATCAAGTCGAAATATTCACACTTGAACAAATGAACTGTTATTATTAACAGTCCCACATCCCACGTTCAGGCCTGAAGCCTGACCGAACACTCACCAGCTGGTAGAGGGTGACCTGAGGGCCGTCATCAGCCACAATGAACCACCAGGCTGCAGCTCCCACTGTAGCAGCTCCCACATAGCCTACGAGACAcagcacagacacactgcaATTACCACCTACAGCTCGCTACATCACAGTTTCTCAATCCCACTCCTGAGAGACCTCCACACTGCAGGGTTTAGAGTTTCAGATCAGAGTTTCAAGACTCTAATACAAAGGAAACAGATATGTTAGAGTGGggatataaacatgtaaaactaTACAATTGCAGACCTGTCAACCCCAAAGAAGaataatacagtaaacagttaaaaaaaagccCTTTTACAAATCACTCGTCTTATGTTATGTTCCTTGTAGAAACCTAAAAACACTTGGCCACATGGCCGACATTTTCACTGCTGAACTACAGCTGCTCAAGAGAGCAAGGCGAACAAAGAGCGTTTTTAATCACTGCTTAATTATCATTATGctaccattaaaattatttctaaattttGTAGTTGTAGGCCTGTTTAATCTATTTTCTGTTAAAATCTTcatcttttttgtctttctgcAGATTTttgagtgaaagagaaaaaaagagcaaaaattttgaaagaaaaatattcagtGGCCTAAATGTCATTGCGTCCCTAGTAAATAGAGGTACCTGATGTTAACTATATGTATACTTGTCTAATATTATCAAAGTCAAACATAcactgattgattttattacacagtaatgaACTCATAAAACATTCTTCATTTATCTGGACTGAAAGTGATGCCGTCACTTCAGTTGGGCATCTTTCAAGTTGAAAAATTGAGTTGAGCCGAGAGCACTGGCCAAAACATTACTAATGTGAActgggggaagggggcggggcttccaggggtTGTCATTTAAAATTTGACAGTTGTTTATGTTCAAAACATGCACAACTATCAACCATACCAGATTCCTTtgtcgattggctcatctgccgtTTTTACTGGGGGAAAAGAAGAGTACTATTGAGTGATACGTTGTACTTGCGTACTGCTGAGTTAAAATACAGAGTTGCGTAAAGGTTGGCAAGTCTGCAGATGAATGCAGAACTGGGAATGTTTACATGAATATGTCTGAACATAGCAAACAGGAAGCAGACATACCATCATAAGACCAAACAACAAGTGCATTGTCcactattgttttgtttttgttttttgtttatcagtTTTGTTCCACCATCTTAGCTCGTGGCATagacatgtttttattctttcagCTCTGCTAGGTTATActacagccaatcagagtgtCTGAAAATCAAAGACATATTTATCAGTCCTGGTCAGGGCAGaacagtgaaataaaagcaTCTTCTGACTGACAGGAAGAACCCAGTCTGGTTGGATTTGCCGTGATATAGTCTATCAGCAGCTTCCACACAAGTTTTAAGGCCTCAGTTAAGGAGCACATGAACTCACAGCCAATGGCGAGGTATCTGAAGAAGAGCCAGCCGGAAATCAGGGGCTCCTTGGCAACACGGGGAGGTTTGTTCATAATGTCCAGGTCAGGGGGATTGAAGCCAAGCGCAGTGGCAGGCAAGCCGTCTGTCACCAGGTTTACCCACAGCAGCTGCACTGGGATCAGAGCCTCAGGGAAGCCCAGCGCTGCAGTCAGAAAGATACTgcagagaaggaaaaaacaccattacacacagCACGCAGAAACCCCGAGATCCAAGCGTTATATCTCAGGCGTCTTTTATTCTGCAATGTACCTAGGGCACAGGAAAAGAACACAGGACTAACTGAAACAGCGCACAGTTTCGGGATCTTTATAATGCAGTAATCGGCagtcacaaacacaaataaataaaacatgcatggGAAAAAATGTGGGACTTCCAGTAGAGGTTCATTTTGCCTCAAGTTCATCAGGTCAACCAATAAATTTGAGAATCTTGGAAACATAAAGCAGTAGAATACAAGATGGTGGCCTTTCTATAAAAATAGAAGTAGatttttgcttttctattttcttAATTAACACTTATCACTACATGTCACACCACGACTGGCTATTATCGCCTTTTTTCCCACACCCCAGAGAAGAAACCAGCAAGCAAAAAGTCCAGCGTGACTAGTACTTTACATCACATACAGATTtctaaataacaaaaagaaaaaatctgaaGTGATAAAGTGACTGACCAGACGACCTCCCCCACGTTGGAGGAGATGAGGTAGCGGATGAACTGCTTCATGTTGTTGTAGATAGCTCGACCTTCTTCAACAGCGGCTACGATGGTGGCGAAGTTGTCGTCAGCGAGGACCATTTCCGAGGCTGTCTTGGCCACGGCAGTGCCAGAGCCCATGGCGATGCCAATCTCTGCCTTCTTCAGGGCAGGGGCATCGTTCACTCCATCTCCCGTCTGTGGAGGAAGTGATCATGACAGCCATCGATAATGACAAGTTTTAGTTTGTACAGTAGCTGAAAtctaataattcatttaaaatagtatTTATCTGTAATTACGCTAATGTACATTAATTGCAAGAATCATAGTAATTGAGATTACAAATAAATGTCAACAAAGTTATTATAATGCCTAGGAATGGATTATTGACTCCACACTACTTCTAACTTTACAGCTGAATCTATCAAACCAGTAACATCCAGCTCTAGAATATTCTACATCTACATAATGGGACAGGTTTGGTTTTGCCGCCTTTACCATTGCAGTGATCTCATCAAAGCCTTGGAGGAACTCCACAATCTTAGACTTGTGAGAGGGCTCGACACGAGCGAAGCAGCGAGCAGCCACGACAGCCTCGCGCTGCAATTGGGGGGAAAGATCATCAAACTCGCGGCCTGTGAAGGCCATGTTGTTTACGTCATCATCCTCAGAGAAGATGCCGATGCGCCTGCAGATGGCCACAGCCGTGCCTTTGTTATCACCTGTGATCATGATGACCCGGATACCGGCCTGACGACACAGCTTGATGGAGGCAGCCACCTCAGTCCTGGGAGGATCCAGCATGCCCACACAGCCCACAAACGTCAGGTCAGACTGCACACAACAGAACAGGAGAGCAACTCAGGACCTTTTCTCAGGTCGCTAGCAAACAACTAAAGCTATGTTGGAATGTCCATATTATAATGCAACAGTATTGAAGACTTcctgtaaacaaaaaaaaagaaaggggtAGAGCTTATTTCTGggctggaaaaatgtaaactaaaggctgaaatgaagaaactatCTCAACTCATTGCATGGCAATATTGCAAAAAAgtttttgaaggcattttttGAAATTCTATGAATATTATAGGTCTAgaaacactgtacactatttAATCATTACAAGCTGCACCTTTAAATACACTTTCTGTTAGCCTAATAAAGTAGGTTAGCAAATAGTATACAGCAAGAACAGTGTAAAGGTTTAACTCTAGAGAGGCCGATATGAGGGTGCTAAGCAGTACCTCGTACTCAGCGAAGCGTGCCGTGTCAGACAGAACCATCTCGTCTTTCCTGAGCGGGCTGTCCCGGGTGGCCAGTGCCAGGCAGCGCAGCGTGTCCCGTCCAGTGCCGTACTCCCGGATCACAGTCATGATCTTATCCTTAATGCCCTGAGTCATGGGCACACGAGTGGCTCCCACACGTACATACGTGCACCTGTCAATCACTCCCTCTGGGGCTCCCTGCAAACAGGGATTTAGCAGTAATGTCCTGTTTAACTCCTGATGGTTGAGGCGGGTTAAGAAATAAACGCTATGGTCTAACTACTGCTCTAAAAACTCAATTTCATAGACATTAATCCTCTATTCTGCAGGCTGTTTTTCACATCTGGCATGATTTATATCTAGTTACCTTAATGAACATCTTGCTGGTGGTGGACTTGCCCTTGCTGGGGGAGCAGTACACAGACATTGACTTTCTGTCCCGAGAAAACTCCAGCGTGAACTCCTTCTTCATTAGCTGCTTGATCACctgagacacatacacacacatcttatGTCACTGAGCTTTACACATATTAAATCTGTTCAATATTGTggtgtttatcatttatttgaatttaactGGGGATATTTACGGAGTTGCAGGCATTGGCTCTCTCGATCCTGGACAGGCTCCTGACATCTGTATCAAACACGTTCATCTTCTCCACCAGGCAGGTCAGAGCAGTCTCTGTGGCCTCTCCCACCTTCTCATACACACCTTTAGACTACAGACACACCCCGATATTTTAGCTTTATAAACAAGTCAAAATCTCTGTTCAGTCACttacacaatttaaaaatgactgtcAAATTAAAGGAGCGATTTGTAATTTTTCCCTCTGCTGCCTCAGAGGTGATCTgcaactgaaatgaaaatactgacatactgactgACTTTTCCCATATTCCCATGTATATGCTTCTAAAGATCAGAGCTGAGGAGGTGTGTTCCAGATGCTGGTGGAGCTAGTTTCTTGGCCAGAAATATGTAAACAGAAGTCTTAACTGAATAAACTAATCATAAAATCAATGACTGCATCTCAAAATTTCAAAtatatgtgaaaatatttttattaaacctttttaaatattacaaaccgCACACTGAACACAAAGTCATGGATGCTGCATTTTCCTCTGAACTGtaaatatgagtgtgtgttgcaggtccgtgtgtgtgtgtttgtgtttgtgtgtggtgttacCTCGTTGAAGTCCAGCGAGGAGTCGTTACACAGAGCACAGATAGTGGCCATCTCCACTAGAGCATCATAGCCAGAGCACTTCACTGGTCGGTTATCCAGATATCTGCAACAAGACACGACATCATGAGCTTTATCAAACAGCTCACAAGCaggaaaaagaatttttttaaagaaaagttgaATGGAGTTGTGAGGTAATGAGACACTCACACTTCTCCTTCAGGTGCATAGGTTGATCCAGAGATGGTGAACTCAGTCAGAGAGCAGCTCTCACCCTCTACTTTGTCCAAGACGAACATCTAGAAAACAAAGTCTTGTTAAAGCTACAGGATGGAAGATTTGGACTTTCACCCTCTTTGACCatggcgtggttgttggtgttAGATGGACTAGTTTGAGtcatatttcagaaactgccgatCCCCTGGAATGTTcttgcacaacagtctctagagtttatacagaatggtgtgaacaacaaaaaacatccagtgagcaaaGTTCTGTGgctggaaacgccttgttgatgagagaggtcaggagaaaatggccagacttgACAGGagatgacaggaaggctaccgtaatcaaataaccactctttataaaagtggtgagcagaaaagcatctcagaaggcaCAGCAtgaaccttgaagtggatgcGCTAGAACAGCAGAAGGccacgtcgggttccactcctgccagccaggaacaggaatctgaggctacagtgggcatcgaaactggacagttgaagtcATGTTTGGGTAAATGGatcatgtttttccaatcttcagctgtccggTTTTAGATGGCATCCCATCATTTTCGAGCATATTTCAGTGATAATAATGTGTTTCAGAGCAAAATACTGTGTCAGACAGTGGCAGCAAGTGGCTCCTCGCTCAAGCTGATACCACAGAAGAAGAACTGACCTGAGGCCAAGCTCAGAACTGACACAGTTGCTTTTCGGACTAACTCCACCCCTCACACATCTCACACGCAACTAtctgtagttacgtctgaggtGTGAATACTGAATTTCTCTATTAACACCTTTCTGTATTAACCTCCTTAGAATTAAACCACTGATGTTTATAAAGCCGCTTTTCATTAATCTGTATTGTGCTATAAAACGTATTCCAATCTATTCTTCCTTAATCTTTCTCATTCTAGGAAGGGATGTCTTGTGTTTTCATCACATTCACACTGCTTTACGCAGGATGTCTTTTCCAGCTCTCAAAACCCCAGCTGCCATctttcacacactgctgcagagTTTTCAGAAtcattgtgtgtttaattaggGCACGCTCTGCACATGTCTTATAACTAAGAGgttcatttttgtaatttttctgGGAAATAGTCCCATGCTGATTGGCACTACACAGGTTCGGAAAACTAGTTTAATAGCTTACTTTTTAAATCTTTGGCTTATATGGTAGACTGCAGTGATGGAGAGGAAATCACCACAATACAGTGCAGTACGAATAGTGAATCTGAGCCATTCAGAGACGTTCTGGTTGAACTACAGTAATCACAGCcctttttatatacaaatacataatTGGACATGTTAAACAGTCTTCCTGATTTGGAATAAACCCATTCCTACAGCCCATCAGATACTACAGCCGTTCTGCAAACTGAGTCGAGATCTGCAGCTTTTCCTGCGACTGCTGTTTGTCTAACTGTTCTCAGAGTCGTAGCTCTTATTCCAAGTGTTCTTTAGACTCTACATTCCTTCTACTGATCTGAGACTTGTGTTTCTGCCAACCTCCATCTCCACAGGAAGCGGAGCAGAGCTCCCGGGCCAGAGAGTGGGAGAACACCAAACAGAGCTGCAGGATGTACACTCACAGAGAGCGCAGATCTCTGGCTGCTCGTGGTAGAAGAAGAACAGCAGATAGGATTCAGATGGCTCAGTTACGAACTACAGCATGTCAGAGAGTTACAGAAAGATCTTAAACTTGTTATAAAAAGAGCTCCTTGACCTTATACGTGTCTTGATATAAGTtttgattctgactggtcagaaagtgctgattaattttccataacagcagctctgacactagcaCCAGCTGTAAttcgaatcacaggtttatattaatgtgctcattttaatatgtcattagatcatttctatagcaacagcttacacagggccTTGAATGGCTGGCGTTCcatgtaaacagattttaaaaacgtgtgtaattgctgatatagtgaagttttctgtacggagatgtttatttagcatttgtggaaggaaCCTCCagtgtgctttgtaacagtggtaaagctgtgaccttaagttaaaatatttagaacTGAGGgatcttggtaacatgacaagctgtaacATGACGTcttttttattgtcttattaaattcaagagagagaaaaaaaaggagaggctgctgagggaatgactgtttatatgtgtttatatgaactaaattgttttgcggacattccataacattaaatgtatctataaatggataaaaagtatgatgtgccattctgtaattaataaaaaaaaaattgtaatcgctggcaaattgctgtggtataagacagAATATATCCACTTTGAAGCTTCACTTCACTTTGggtcgcatcacaccacctggtGTCTGATTATtgtctgattattttcctttaacagcaagtgttttattccttaatcaCATCCTAAGACTAAGGTCATTATTTGTTGTATTTGGTCTTTTTTGTTCAGTAGCTACACTAACGTACCTAAATAGTCTACTTTTAGCCACTGGCTAAAAGCttagtcagaaaaaaaagcatgtatacAGCTAACTTGAAAAAGGTTAATCTGATTTTAATGGTCATTAATcagtattcacacacacactcaccctgcaCACAGACATCTGGTTGGTGGTCAGGGTGCCAGTCTTATCAGAGCAGATGACTGATGTGCACCCCAGTGTCTCCACAGAGGGCAGTGAGCGCACGATGGCGTTTTTCTTGGCCATGCGGCGTGTGCCCAGCGCCAGGCAGGTGGTGATGACAGCGGGCAGACCCTCAGGGATTGCAGCCACGGCCAAAGCCACAGCAATTTTGAAGTAGTAGATGGCGCCGCGAATCCACGAGCCGCCGTGCACCGGGTCGTTGAAGTGGCCGATGTTGATGATCCACACGGCGATGCAGATGAGCGAGATGACTTTGGAGAGCTGCTCACCGAACTCGTCCAGCTTCTGCTGCAGCGGCGTCCTCTCTTGCTCCGTGGACGCCATCTCGTCACGGATCTTGCCGATCTCGGTGTTCACACCCGTGGCCACCACGACACCCACGGCTTTGCCCGCTGCAATGTTAGTACcctacatgaaaaaaaaaaaaaacattcaaaaaactTATTTTCAGAAGAGTTACAATAATCACAGGATGATTTCCTTCTTGTTCGTTCATTTTTTCAACTCCGAAAAGGTCAGTAAATAAGCCAGagctttttctatttttctgtaTCGCCATTTAACAAAAGTAATACAAAGAAGTGACAGGCTGCAGTGATAACTAGCCGAAAGGTCAGCATAGCCGCTGTGTGGTGGCACTCACAGAGAACAGCATGTTCTTCTTGTCCTGATTGACAGCTCGAAGGTCAGGAACAgggtcagtgtgtttaatgacGGAGACAGACTCGCCTGTACACACAGGTGGACACAGAAAGTGTCAGTATGTATATGGAGGAATATATGATGAtactaattaatattatatatacacatgctaACATGTACACATCATTCCTACTAAGTGCTCTGactgatgtgtttgtttataaatgtatatttagctGTTTGTTACCCGTGAGGATGGACTGGTCCACTCTCAGCGTGGTGGACTTGATGGAACAGATACGGATGTCTGCGGGCACTTTGTCTCCCACTGGACAGATGCAAAAAAGAACAGAGGGACAAATTAGGTCAAAAATcagattgtgtgcgtgtgtgtgtgagtgacaatactttaaaattcatataaagACTCAATGACTAAAAGGATTggttaaaaactttaaatactTGTTAAAATATGGCATTGACGTCAGTCTGTACTCtttattgtttgtatttttttaacatttgatgGCGGAATTGTTCAAAATAGCAACACGGACTACTTTgaatgcatgtaaacacctttaTGAGACAACACCAAAGTAAAACTACAAGAAAAGTACAATAAATAGCTTTTGggattgaaaaaagaaaaaggtaggTTGGTGTAGGTGATGTCTTCGACACATTACTAAACACagaatataaaaacagaaaaccttGACCAGTGTCTCCCTTTACAAACAAGTGCTTTCTATATTAAATCCTATTTGTTCAGAAATTAAGCAAACGGTGCTAGCAGACATCTCCTCAAGCACAACGTTCTACCTCCTTGGTCTTTCAGGAATCATATTGCTCTAGATGGCCTTTTAAAGAAATGTGCAAATAGCAAAGTGTGTGCTTTTTAGTCCAACATGTGCTTCTTTTCCAAATGCAAACAGACTGATTGAGTATGTAATAATACTTCAGTATTTCTAAATAAAGCATTCATTTCTCTTAAAGCCACATCACTGTCGTATCCCAGTACATGAAGTATCCACATTTCTTTTCTCCCCTTTCCCACTCAAAGCCAACGTCATACCAACGTCATTTCCACACAAACCATGACACAACTGCTCTGATATTCTCAGGAGATTTTGGAACAATGCTCTACAGTGCTCTCCTCCAGATGGGATGGGGTCTCATCATGTACATCCTGCATCATGTGACTTAAAGAAGAGCCATAACCCTTGGAACAGAGTTCGTTATAAGTACATGCAACAACAAATGAGTTAATTGCAAGCTAAAATGTAGTATTTAGAGTCAACGACTTAAGCAGCTGCTTAACCAgtctctgaataccaggaactttccctgcTTAAATACAGACATAACTTTTAGACATAAGTTGATATA
It contains:
- the atp2a2a gene encoding sarcoplasmic/endoplasmic reticulum calcium ATPase 2 isoform X1, giving the protein MENAHTKSVEEVYSYLNVNESTGLALDQVKRQREKWGPNELPAEEGKSLWELVIEQFEDLLVRILLLAACISFVLAWFEEGEETITAFVEPFVILLILIANAIVGVWQERNAENAIEALKEYEPEMGKVYRQDRKTVQRIKAKDIVPGDIVEVAVGDKVPADIRICSIKSTTLRVDQSILTGESVSVIKHTDPVPDLRAVNQDKKNMLFSGTNIAAGKAVGVVVATGVNTEIGKIRDEMASTEQERTPLQQKLDEFGEQLSKVISLICIAVWIINIGHFNDPVHGGSWIRGAIYYFKIAVALAVAAIPEGLPAVITTCLALGTRRMAKKNAIVRSLPSVETLGCTSVICSDKTGTLTTNQMSVCRMFVLDKVEGESCSLTEFTISGSTYAPEGEVYLDNRPVKCSGYDALVEMATICALCNDSSLDFNESKGVYEKVGEATETALTCLVEKMNVFDTDVRSLSRIERANACNSVIKQLMKKEFTLEFSRDRKSMSVYCSPSKGKSTTSKMFIKGAPEGVIDRCTYVRVGATRVPMTQGIKDKIMTVIREYGTGRDTLRCLALATRDSPLRKDEMVLSDTARFAEYESDLTFVGCVGMLDPPRTEVAASIKLCRQAGIRVIMITGDNKGTAVAICRRIGIFSEDDDVNNMAFTGREFDDLSPQLQREAVVAARCFARVEPSHKSKIVEFLQGFDEITAMTGDGVNDAPALKKAEIGIAMGSGTAVAKTASEMVLADDNFATIVAAVEEGRAIYNNMKQFIRYLISSNVGEVVCIFLTAALGFPEALIPVQLLWVNLVTDGLPATALGFNPPDLDIMNKPPRVAKEPLISGWLFFRYLAIGCYVGAATVGAAAWWFIVADDGPQVTLYQLSHFLQCAPDHPDFHDLECHVFESPYPMTMALSVLVTIEMCNALNSLSENQSLLRMPPWENVWLLGAICLSMSLHFLILYVEPLPVIFQITPLNVTQWLMVLKISMPVILLDELLKFVARNYLEPGKDLAEGVQQESWSVSACVRGISWPFIALCLPLVVWLYSTDTNTSRSLGSS
- the atp2a2a gene encoding sarcoplasmic/endoplasmic reticulum calcium ATPase 2 isoform X2, with the protein product MENAHTKSVEEVYSYLNVNESTGLALDQVKRQREKWGPNELPAEEGKSLWELVIEQFEDLLVRILLLAACISFVLAWFEEGEETITAFVEPFVILLILIANAIVGVWQERNAENAIEALKEYEPEMGKVYRQDRKTVQRIKAKDIVPGDIVEVAVGDKVPADIRICSIKSTTLRVDQSILTGESVSVIKHTDPVPDLRAVNQDKKNMLFSGTNIAAGKAVGVVVATGVNTEIGKIRDEMASTEQERTPLQQKLDEFGEQLSKVISLICIAVWIINIGHFNDPVHGGSWIRGAIYYFKIAVALAVAAIPEGLPAVITTCLALGTRRMAKKNAIVRSLPSVETLGCTSVICSDKTGTLTTNQMSVCRMFVLDKVEGESCSLTEFTISGSTYAPEGEVYLDNRPVKCSGYDALVEMATICALCNDSSLDFNESKGVYEKVGEATETALTCLVEKMNVFDTDVRSLSRIERANACNSVIKQLMKKEFTLEFSRDRKSMSVYCSPSKGKSTTSKMFIKGAPEGVIDRCTYVRVGATRVPMTQGIKDKIMTVIREYGTGRDTLRCLALATRDSPLRKDEMVLSDTARFAEYESDLTFVGCVGMLDPPRTEVAASIKLCRQAGIRVIMITGDNKGTAVAICRRIGIFSEDDDVNNMAFTGREFDDLSPQLQREAVVAARCFARVEPSHKSKIVEFLQGFDEITAMTGDGVNDAPALKKAEIGIAMGSGTAVAKTASEMVLADDNFATIVAAVEEGRAIYNNMKQFIRYLISSNVGEVVCIFLTAALGFPEALIPVQLLWVNLVTDGLPATALGFNPPDLDIMNKPPRVAKEPLISGWLFFRYLAIGCYVGAATVGAAAWWFIVADDGPQVTLYQLSHFLQCAPDHPDFHDLECHVFESPYPMTMALSVLVTIEMCNALNSLSENQSLLRMPPWENVWLLGAICLSMSLHFLILYVEPLPVIFQITPLNVTQWLMVLKISMPVILLDELLKFVARNYLEPARIL